From Pseudomonas sp. G.S.17, the proteins below share one genomic window:
- the nusG gene encoding transcription termination/antitermination protein NusG, which translates to MAKRWYVVHAYSGYEKHVMRSLIERVKLAGMEDGFGEILVPTEEVVEMRNGQKRKSERKFFPGYVLVQMDMNEGTWHLVKDTPRVMGFIGGTADKPAPITDKEADAILRRVADGSDKPKPKTLFEPGEVVRVTDGPFADFNGTVEEVNYEKSRIQVAVLIFGRSTPVELEFSQVEKV; encoded by the coding sequence GTGGCTAAGCGTTGGTACGTAGTGCATGCTTATTCGGGTTACGAAAAGCATGTAATGCGCTCGTTGATCGAGCGTGTGAAGCTGGCTGGCATGGAAGATGGCTTCGGCGAAATTCTGGTTCCCACTGAAGAAGTGGTTGAGATGCGTAACGGCCAGAAGCGCAAAAGTGAGCGTAAATTCTTCCCAGGCTATGTGTTGGTCCAGATGGACATGAACGAAGGGACTTGGCACTTGGTCAAGGATACCCCTCGCGTCATGGGTTTCATTGGCGGCACTGCTGATAAGCCAGCACCGATTACTGATAAAGAAGCCGATGCGATCCTGCGTCGCGTTGCTGATGGTAGCGACAAGCCGAAGCCTAAAACGCTGTTCGAGCCAGGTGAAGTTGTTCGCGTCACCGATGGTCCGTTCGCTGATTTTAATGGCACGGTTGAAGAAGTTAACTACGAGAAGAGCCGGATTCAGGTCGCGGTGCTCATTTTCGGTCGCTCTACTCCGGTAGAGCTTGAGTTCAGTCAGGTCGAAAAGGTCTAG
- the secE gene encoding preprotein translocase subunit SecE yields the protein MTPKTEVQDSRFDMLKWLLVVVLVVVGVVGNQYYSAQPILYRVLVLLVIAAAAAFVGLQTVKGKAFFVLAKEARAEIRKVVWPTRQETTQTTLIVVAVVLVMALLLWGLDSLLGWLVSLIVG from the coding sequence ATGACTCCCAAGACTGAAGTCCAAGACTCACGCTTCGATATGCTTAAGTGGCTGCTCGTGGTCGTGTTGGTGGTCGTAGGTGTCGTCGGTAATCAGTATTACTCGGCTCAACCGATCCTGTACCGTGTTCTTGTACTGCTGGTGATCGCTGCTGCAGCTGCCTTTGTAGGGTTGCAGACGGTCAAGGGCAAGGCGTTCTTTGTTTTGGCAAAGGAAGCTCGCGCCGAGATTCGTAAAGTCGTGTGGCCTACTCGCCAAGAAACCACGCAGACCACTTTGATTGTAGTGGCTGTTGTACTGGTTATGGCGTTGCTGTTGTGGGGGCTTGATTCCCTGCTCGGCTGGCTTGTTTCCTTGATTGTTGGCTAA
- a CDS encoding pantothenate kinase: protein MILELDCGNSFIKWRVIANGDSGPASGPAVGGVADSDDALIATLSELSAVTLTQCRLVSVRTREETNKLILALASRFAIDAVCAAPALALAGVENGYDDYQLLGLDRWLALVGAYQLAGKACLVLDLGTAVTSDFVTADGLHLGGFICPGMTLMRSQLKNHTRRIRYDDMDAKRSLASYSPGRSTVEAVERGCHLMLKGFAATQLEMARQYWGEDFVIFVTGGDAGLVSESLPGAWLMPDLIFVGLALACPLP from the coding sequence ATGATACTTGAGCTGGATTGTGGAAATAGCTTCATAAAATGGCGAGTGATTGCCAATGGTGACTCTGGGCCTGCATCTGGACCTGCAGTAGGTGGAGTGGCGGACTCTGACGACGCGCTCATCGCTACGCTTTCTGAGTTATCTGCTGTGACGTTAACTCAGTGTCGGCTGGTGAGTGTTCGCACCCGCGAAGAAACGAATAAACTAATTTTGGCGCTCGCTTCAAGGTTTGCAATTGATGCTGTGTGCGCCGCGCCGGCTTTAGCACTTGCGGGTGTCGAGAACGGATACGATGACTATCAGCTTTTAGGTCTGGATAGATGGCTGGCGTTGGTAGGGGCTTACCAGCTCGCAGGAAAAGCCTGTCTTGTCCTCGATCTGGGCACTGCCGTGACAAGCGATTTCGTCACGGCTGATGGACTGCATCTCGGTGGATTCATTTGCCCCGGCATGACGTTAATGCGCAGCCAGCTCAAGAACCATACGCGCCGCATTCGCTACGATGATATGGATGCCAAGCGGTCACTGGCTAGCTACTCCCCCGGACGTTCGACAGTTGAGGCGGTGGAGCGCGGTTGCCATCTTATGCTGAAGGGTTTTGCTGCCACCCAGTTGGAGATGGCCCGCCAGTATTGGGGGGAGGATTTCGTGATTTTTGTAACTGGAGGGGATGCGGGTCTGGTTAGTGAATCGTTGCCAGGGGCGTGGCTTATGCCGGATCTCATCTTTGTCGGACTTGCGCTGGCCTGCCCTTTGCCTTGA
- the birA gene encoding bifunctional biotin--[acetyl-CoA-carboxylase] ligase/biotin operon repressor BirA yields MLTLLKLLKDGKFHSGQDLGGALGVSRSAVWKQLQQLEIALGIEVHKVRGRGYKLARPISLLDGAEIQAATPSLGWPVQLFDSVDSTNAAAMRFIASKSPLPLVVLAERQTAGRGRRGRKWVSPFGENIYYSLALRIEGGMRQLEGLSLLVGLAVLKTLRESGVKAAGLKWPNDVLVGRRKIAGVLLELLGDPADVCHVVVGVGINVNMRASDEVDQEWTSVHIEAGVPSNRNELVARLSANIAAYLAVHQVQGFGAYMAEWEENHLWQGRAVTLLAGSEAIEGIVLGIDAQGALQLRVGDDKKSYSGGELSLRLRNDT; encoded by the coding sequence ATGCTGACGTTGTTGAAGCTTCTTAAGGATGGAAAATTTCATTCCGGGCAGGATCTGGGTGGGGCTCTCGGAGTAAGTCGAAGCGCCGTTTGGAAGCAGTTGCAGCAGTTGGAGATCGCTCTAGGTATTGAGGTACATAAAGTGCGGGGCCGAGGTTACAAGTTGGCACGCCCGATCTCCCTGCTTGATGGCGCCGAGATCCAGGCTGCGACGCCTTCTCTGGGCTGGCCTGTTCAACTATTTGATTCGGTAGACTCGACGAACGCAGCCGCCATGAGGTTTATCGCTTCAAAGTCTCCATTGCCCCTGGTTGTATTGGCTGAGCGCCAGACCGCTGGAAGAGGGCGGCGAGGACGTAAATGGGTGAGTCCGTTCGGCGAGAACATTTACTACAGCCTCGCACTCCGGATCGAGGGCGGGATGCGCCAGCTCGAAGGTCTTAGTCTGCTGGTGGGATTGGCGGTCCTGAAAACTCTTCGCGAGAGCGGGGTGAAGGCTGCCGGCCTCAAGTGGCCCAATGACGTTCTGGTGGGGCGGCGCAAAATCGCTGGTGTTTTGCTGGAGCTATTGGGTGATCCTGCGGACGTATGTCACGTAGTCGTCGGAGTAGGGATCAACGTGAACATGCGGGCCTCGGATGAAGTCGATCAAGAATGGACGTCAGTTCATATAGAGGCTGGTGTCCCTTCCAATCGAAACGAACTGGTGGCCAGGCTAAGTGCCAACATCGCTGCATATCTGGCTGTGCATCAGGTGCAAGGGTTTGGCGCGTATATGGCGGAATGGGAAGAGAACCACCTCTGGCAAGGCCGCGCAGTTACTCTTCTCGCTGGTTCTGAGGCAATAGAGGGTATTGTGTTGGGGATTGATGCTCAGGGAGCCCTGCAGTTGCGGGTTGGTGACGATAAGAAAAGCTACAGTGGTGGCGAGCTCAGCCTGAGGTTGCGTAATGATACTTGA